Sequence from the Polyodon spathula isolate WHYD16114869_AA unplaced genomic scaffold, ASM1765450v1 scaffolds_3078, whole genome shotgun sequence genome:
GTTAGGTAGGAACTTTGTTTACCTGAGaaacctacacttggttggttttctaCGGatagaagggttagggttagggttagggttagggtcggTCGGGTTCGGTAGAACTTTGAAAATGGACTCTTTGGATGTgaaccaaaaaccaaaaaggtCCCTTTCTTTCCCGTGCCGTTAGACgagtaaaacacctttttttttctgtttttttgtttgtttcaaatctatttttctaGTTTAGGTCTATCATGGAGTTTCTAATGTTTAGGCCCAGTGGGAAAGtagtttgtagtttgttgatccagtctttttctctccatttcctttctccgattgtccagttctggttcctctccaaccctgtaattctcagagattctaagttgtgttgtagaaagtgtgctactagaggtgtttgcgattcttttttttgtgtttgatattatagatgtgttgtgttagtcttactcggatagtgttgcctgtttctccaatgtaaataattttgcatgtatcgcattgtatcgcatagatgcagttactgctgttttgtgtaaaggtttgtggaatgttgtatgtggtgcctgtggttttgctctggagtgtggtaagttgtttgaagtgtcgtggtgcttttgttggtttgcgattaagtgcaggcagtttactggacactaagtagttgttcaagtttttgttttttctgtaggctgAGATTACCTTGTGCCCTGTAAGAAAGTCCCCCCCCCCTTAGGTTAAGGTCTAGGGTtcgggttagtgttagggttagggtcagggtcagggtaagggttagggttagggtcagggcaggggtcagggttagggttagggtcggTAGGGTCAAGGGTAGGGTTCAGggtttagggtttttttgtttaNNNNNNNNNNNNNNNNNNNNNNNNNNNNNNNNNNNNNNNNNNNNNNNNNNNNNNNNNNNNNNNNNNNNNNNNNNNNNNNNNNNNNNNNNNNNNNNNNNNNNNNNNNNNNNNNNNNNNNNNNNNNNNNNNNNNNNNNNNNNNNNNNNNNNNNNNNNNNNNNNNNNNNNNNNNNNNNNNNNNNNNNNNNNNNNNNNNNNNNNNNNNNNNNNNNNNNNNNNNNNNNNNNNNNNNNNNNNNNNNNNNNNNNNNNNNNNNNNNNNNNNNNNNNNNNNNNNNNNNNNNNNNNNNNNNNNNNNNNNNNNNNNNNNNNNNNNNNNNNNNNNNNNNNNNNNNNNNNNNNNNNNNNNNNNNNNNNNNNNNNNNNNNNNNNNNNNNNNNNNNNNNNNNNNNNNNNNNNNNNNNNNNNNNNNNNNNNNNNNNNNNNNNNNNNNNNNNNNNNNNNNNNNNNNNNNNNNNNNNNNNNNNNNNNNNNNNNNNNNNNNNNNNNNNNNNNNNNNNNNTTTGTACGTGGTGTAGTAACATGAACACTCAAAAAGGAAAGAGGAGGTgaactatattagatattatctCATTACTAGGGATGACTTAACATTTTTgtgaacatatttttttattttttttaagtcgttactttcccttttgttttgtggtatgtgatggtAGCACTTTCACACTGTTGcctttgtcaaaaacaaaaatgttagttTATCTGCCAATCAGTGTCGTCTGGCACTGTTTCTAAGCAGTTCTCACAGTTTGGTGAACAACACGTTTCTAAAAAATACCctgttacatttgtacaaaaatgctccaagcctagtacacatttgtaaaatgtaccaatgctaatATGAATCCCGTTGCACCACTAcaatcttattctgctaggaaaatgttattattactaatgtgattaacTATATAGTGATATCTATTGGCCataactatatttattttttaagaattgttcttttatgtatatttaaaaaaatggcaccCAGTAGTCAGTGCTGTAagagtttttttatttctatttttttattgttgctttattgtatgtgttctttgctttattatatgtgtttttttcttcttttgatttccataaaatatggcaaacatgttctgttttttttttgtttttttcaaatttcagtaatgggatttaataaaaaaatgaatttaactaactgtgacttactttttcttatttatttatacttattaacactgtttttcattaaagtcATTGATGTGAATTTTGCAGAAAACACTTCTCGTTGCAGATTTTAGGAAAATTTATCACTGATTTCCGTGGGGACtaattttataatgcaatactttgtactgttttgtaacaattgtaagacGTCCTGGATAACGGCATCTGCTACGAAATAATAATTCCAGccaggagaaaataaataataagaggGAGAAAAAGAAGGTGGGACGGGGGTTTCAGCAACAGAACTTCCGGGCAGTGAAAATGCCGCTGGTGGCAACAACAAATCCCCAGGGGTCAGCAGCAAAGGTCCTCCAGGTGGTGGTGACGAACAGGGCACGGGGCGTTCGGACTTCCAAGTCCATGTCTGTGTCCCAGTCCAGCTCCGGGCCAACCTCGACTACTTCGCCTCCTGCGCCTCATAGATCCAATCCATGACCTCTGTCATGGCCTCCAAGGCTTCCATGAGCACTGGGTACTGCCTGCTAACCCCCTTGAGCTGAACTTCTGGCTTCAGGCATCCAAAATCCTGCAGGATATCCAGGTGGCTGTCCCCCAGTACTgactaaagtattattattacaataacgCACTACTTAAATTGCTAGTTACCCCAACTGGATACAGTATATagccctaaaaaaaaataaaaaatctgcttGCAGATGCATTATTCTGGCTTCTTTTTTACCTTCGGTTTGAAAGCCTTATTAAAGACTGTCTAGTTTTATTTCAGTATAATCTACTGCACAGTATTCATCTAGCCAACTAAGTTATTTGTTAAGTTGTCATAACAAAACAGTAGTGACCTTCAAAATGTTAGACCAGCtgttatgaaattattttaaaacacacttcaaCAATAATTTAAATCTTCTTTAACAAGTTAAATGTGTGTAACCTTGAAGTTAACATACACAAATGGAAGAAACTCGGGTCCAACAAAtatcagaaagaaacaacacaacacacttaAAATCACCACAGAAATGCACCTTAAACTGTAACATGAGCTGTTATATGAAAAACACTTatctacagcacacacacaaataaaactgtgcatGCAGAGAAAGCTTCAAGATTAGGGGTCGTCTTACCAAATTGTCTTCTAAATGGCAATTTTCAGGGGCACCACAATAAAACAATTCTCACAAGTGATCAATTTCAATACTCTGGCACTGTATCAGAATCAGTGTGCTGCTGTATCAGAAGTGCAAATATGGACTGTAACAACTGAACCTGGCTACAGGCTATCATTTCTGATTATGATAATAACTTTGCTCAGGTTTCTTCAGTTTAATACACTGGCTTTATTATAATGGTATAGTTATAACTTTTCCTTCAGGATTTTGTTGTTGTCTAATGTGCAGCCCTTGGGCTTCCTTTGATGTGTGTAAAAGTGCAACAGTTAAAAGCAGAAATTCAAGGGGAGAAATGAGAACAATACAGCACACGCTGTGGGCTGTAAAGTTTTAAGAATTTGTTTAGCAGGAACGGGAAAAGCTGTTTTTGATTATTAGAacatgataacagtacaatatcacaatggtaatattaaaaaaagtctgtaaaaatctTAGTTTCGTTAAATAATGTTCACctactttttaaaagccataaCTGGCCAACACTTACTAGTACAGTTCTACAATTGAAGCTGAATGTCCCTCTCTAATTTGAAAATAGGCTTCAACTTTGCACCCTTACCTGCTTCCCATCTAGAGTGAACAGCCTCTTCACCACCCCAGAATCCAGCTTGATGGCATCAGTGATGTCTGTCAGGACCTGATCAAAGGTGTGGGCGGTTTTTTTGTTCAGAAGAATCCTCACGGCTTTCCGCGGCTTGACCCCACCCCGAATCACTGTCACCAGCTTGGGTTTGATGAAGTCTTTGCTCTCCCGCATATCACTCTTCAGCAAGCCCAGCGAGGAGAGGGAGCGTGCTCCACTGCCCTTGACGTTTACAGACCAGTTGGGGTTCACGTTCTTCATGTAGTCTACTTTGCGGTACGGCTCGTTGGAGGCGCAAACGTAGCTTTCCCCTACAAGGAgagataaataaaacagtatccCGTGAGTAATTAGGATTGCAAACAATTCCTACCGAAATTATTGACAAAAACGAATGCAAGTGCCTACAGTGCTCAacttattaattataaaatgactGCAATATTTTAGTGAGAACTGATAAACCAGTTAGATACACTATGTTGgccatcatgaaaaaatagatTGACCTTAATACACTACATGTAAAGATATGCATGTCTGACACATGGATTGACTATCAGACTGGTTTCATCAACTATATCCTCATTGCCAGAATATGGATGATAAAAATGCTGAGCTCTGTTCAAATGTTAAGTGACGGAGACATGGAGTCAAAACACCCTAATTCTGAATTGTGTGACTAGGATTGGAGTGTTTGCCGGTCCCATTACCTCACTGTTGCCTCACCTACAATAGCGTTAAAGTGTTCGAAATCGTGGCTAATGATTTGTGTTCTTTGGTAAAATAATGCATGCAGGCTTCTGTGCGAGTACTGTAATATTACATGTAGTAAATAGTATTATACACCATcacaacattttaaaccatttcagGGTTGCTCCTTCACAGTTGATAATGTACCataacactaaaatataattagtTACAAAAACCCAcagaagagagaggagaaaagaacaaaacatgctATAGCTTAGAATTGAAAGAGCAAACACCTTGTAcaatgagccccccccccccccccccccaaaaaatagcATGCACACCGTTTGTACCACGTAACTGGAGTTCAGTGATATTTCACTGGGCCTACATTTCGTTTCTGTTTGCCTGGTCCTGCAAACTCAAAAGAATAAATGGTACACTACATTTCGAATACCCATTTGCATTGCAAGACCAAGCTGTGTTAATTCTCAGCTATGTGAAAATGCAATCTCTTCCATGCTCAAGCAGAACCCAAAGTGGGCATGGGTTGCACATTCAAGGTATTTTTCAGGAAGACATGCCTTATCTGTCtggacaattattttaaattcattccTTTCTTTAGACATAGTATTACTGTATGCAGTACCATTTTCCACCAAGCTAATTTCAAcaaacatgttacttttttttttttaaattcaaaacacaattactattttaaagtcaccaaaaaaaatgtgaacatgtgtaattcattattattattatatatttttttttttggtacttagTTTATTTAGCTATCCTTTGTTAAACATGTGTAGACAAAAACTTACATTTTTCTGATGCTTGCTGTGATTTTAGGAATAGTCTTTTGTTAAAACGAACGGGGGTTTCCTTGTACAGTCCACCCTCTTTATACCTCCAGGTAAGGGCCATGTGGCAAAAACGACAGGTAAGGTCCATGTGGCAAAACGCAAAAGCCGAGGGTGGCATTTAATaggaggataaaaaaaaaaaaaaaaaaaaaaaaaaataacacacacacatcacgacacacacaaccttctataGTTGCA
This genomic interval carries:
- the LOC121311267 gene encoding uncharacterized protein LOC121311267 yields the protein MAFIPQTAGVLFKTMRVLIPGRRRGRNSTEDDFELSTVCYRPEGLDKLQEQTKFTKKELQVLYRGFKNECPSGVVNEETFKLIYSQFFPQGDSSTYAHFLFEAFDTDKNGSISFEELFAILITHGILFYLSLLVGESYVCASNEPYRKVDYMKNVNPNWSVNVKGSGARSLSSLGLLKSDMRESKDFIKPKLVTVIRGGVKPRKAVRILLNKKTAHTFDQVLTDITDAIKLDSGVVKRLFTLDGKQVRVQS